The genome window GACGTTCATGGGGTGGGCAGCATGTTGCAAAGGAAAGGGGGGGTACGGTCCCTGCCAGGAGGAGAGACCATGGTTTTTCCTTCCATTCACACCCTGTTTTAGGTATCCACATCCGTTCCCAGGATCATGGATCCCTCCTCACCCCAAATTTAGAtggcttctcttctccagccacCCACATCAGGGAACCAGCCCAGCTACCCTGCAAGCACCCctcgccccccaccccgccacTCTCCAAATCTAAAAGGGGGCAACTGAGAGCAGGGCACGATCCCAcccaccccatccctccctgccgAGCTCCACAGCCCCACGCTGCCGGGGACGGGGAGGTCTGCCTGGTGTGGCTGAGCCTCTAATGGTAATGGTTGTTCATGTTGTTGAGGTGGGAGGCTGCCATGGCGCTGAATggggcagagggctggagccCGTGCCCGGGGTAGAGGGACGGGCTGGAGCCAGGCCAGTAGGAGAAGCTGGCCGGCGTCACTCCCGAGGTCATGAGGTTGAGTTTGGAGATGCCCGAGAAGGGCAGCGGGGCCAGGTTGCCCTGAAATTTGTAGAGGGTGTGATCGGGGGTGGCTGGCTGGCACACCTGCGCCAGCCCGTGGAAGTCGAACTTGTAGGCGTAGCGCTTGCCGTGGACCTTGGTCATGATGTTCTTGTCGTAGTAGTAGCGCAGCGCCCGGCTCAGCTTGTCGTAATTCATGTTGGGTTTGCTCTTCCGCTCGCCCCAGCGCCGTGCCACCTCATCAGGGTCGATCAGCTTGAACTCCCCGTTCGTGCCTTCCCAGGCGATGCAGTTCAGGTTGGCCCGGTCCgagagcagctccagcaggaaCTGCCACAGCTGGATCTGCCCACTGCCTGCAAGGCCAGGCCCCAGAGAGGTTAAAGCTCCCTCTCAGGGCACAAGGAGCGGGGCAGGATGTGTCTCGGTCTCCTCAACCCCGCCTGCTATGTTGCTCCCTCCCGGACCCAGGTTTCAGATGCACCTCCTTGCATCTTACCTGCTctagagaaacagaagatggTAACGAGGTCATGCCTCCTTTGCGGCATGCCTACCCCATCCTGCGCCCaagcaagaggaggagaggaccCCTGCTCCTCAGGACAGGGGTCCTGAGGATAGGAGTGCTGAGAGGTTGGAGTGCTCAGATAGGAGTGCTCAGAGGTCAACACAGGCTACAGTGGGTCTGGATCCAGGCTCCCcacatccctcctgccctcaTTCACACGCCACTGAGATGAATACCTGCTCATTTGTGTGAGGGTCTGGTCTGCTGCTTTGATCTGCAGCCCCAGGAAGGAGGTATCTTGGCAGTACCCAGATCTATCCCAGCACCAATATTTCCCACTGCCACCTCCGCTTGAAACTCGGCTGGTGTCACAGCACAGCCCCTACCCATCTCTAGGGGCACTGTGCCCTGCAAGGATGTCTCCA of Ciconia boyciana chromosome 10, ASM3463844v1, whole genome shotgun sequence contains these proteins:
- the FEV gene encoding protein FEV, with amino-acid sequence MRHGAGAVPLLLNMYLPDPVGETLFKDGKSQAWGSLSPGVQKGSGQIQLWQFLLELLSDRANLNCIAWEGTNGEFKLIDPDEVARRWGERKSKPNMNYDKLSRALRYYYDKNIMTKVHGKRYAYKFDFHGLAQVCQPATPDHTLYKFQGNLAPLPFSGISKLNLMTSGVTPASFSYWPGSSPSLYPGHGLQPSAPFSAMAASHLNNMNNHYH